The following coding sequences lie in one Actinomycetota bacterium genomic window:
- a CDS encoding carboxyl transferase domain-containing protein, producing MTGAAPSGGADRPVRLSAAELIDAVVDPGSWRSWDEPAVAPHGLDPSYAADLARARERTGLDEAVLTGTGRLRGRQVAVVVSEFGFLAGSIGVAAGERLVRAVERAGRERLPLVAAPASGGTRLQEGTVAFLQMVKVAAAIADHRRAGLPYLVYLRHPTTGGVLASWGSLGHVTAAEPGALIGFLGPRVYEALHDQPFPPDVQVAENLYAKGLVDAVVAPEEVAEVAARVLDVLCAPREVPQAAEPPADDQAGETPVAESIRRSRRPDRPGVRALLRVAARNVTPLSGTAAGEMDPGVLLVLARFGAVPCILLGQDRHRQRRQQPLGPAGLRAARRGIRIATELDLPLVTIVDTAGADLSKEAEEGGLAGEIARCLADLVTLPAPTLCLLLGEGAGGGALAFLPADRVVAAQHAWLSPLPPEGASAVLYRTTERAVEVAERQGIGVAALRAHRIVDRVVPELPDAADEGEAFLQRVGAALEAELGTLLRSDPSARYRERRRRYRALGLT from the coding sequence ATGACAGGAGCAGCACCATCGGGCGGGGCGGACCGGCCGGTCCGCCTCAGCGCCGCCGAGCTGATCGACGCGGTCGTCGATCCCGGCTCCTGGCGGAGCTGGGACGAGCCGGCGGTGGCGCCGCACGGCCTCGATCCCAGCTACGCCGCCGACCTGGCCAGGGCGCGGGAACGGACGGGCTTGGACGAGGCCGTCCTCACCGGCACCGGCCGGCTACGCGGCCGCCAGGTGGCGGTGGTCGTGTCCGAATTCGGGTTTCTCGCCGGTTCGATCGGCGTCGCCGCCGGCGAGCGGCTGGTCCGCGCAGTCGAGCGGGCGGGCAGGGAGCGCCTGCCGCTGGTCGCGGCGCCGGCCTCGGGCGGGACCCGCCTGCAGGAGGGCACGGTCGCGTTCCTGCAGATGGTCAAGGTGGCGGCGGCGATCGCCGACCACCGCAGGGCCGGGCTGCCCTACCTGGTCTACCTTCGGCACCCCACCACCGGGGGCGTGCTCGCCTCCTGGGGGTCGCTCGGGCATGTGACCGCGGCCGAGCCGGGGGCGCTGATCGGTTTCCTGGGGCCGCGGGTCTATGAGGCCCTGCACGACCAGCCGTTCCCGCCCGACGTGCAGGTGGCCGAGAACCTCTACGCCAAGGGCCTGGTCGACGCGGTGGTGGCGCCTGAGGAGGTCGCCGAGGTGGCTGCCCGCGTCCTGGATGTGCTGTGCGCCCCCCGCGAGGTCCCACAGGCCGCCGAGCCGCCCGCCGACGACCAGGCGGGCGAGACCCCGGTCGCTGAGTCGATCCGCCGCTCGCGGCGCCCGGACCGGCCGGGGGTGCGGGCCCTGCTCAGGGTGGCCGCGCGGAACGTGACGCCCCTGAGCGGGACCGCCGCCGGGGAGATGGACCCCGGGGTGCTCCTGGTCCTTGCCCGCTTCGGCGCCGTCCCCTGCATCCTCCTGGGGCAGGACCGGCACCGGCAGCGGCGCCAGCAGCCGCTGGGACCAGCCGGGCTGCGCGCGGCCCGGCGTGGCATCCGCATCGCCACCGAACTGGACCTGCCGTTGGTGACGATCGTGGACACGGCCGGGGCGGACCTGTCCAAAGAGGCCGAGGAGGGCGGGCTGGCCGGGGAGATCGCCCGGTGCCTGGCCGACCTGGTGACCCTGCCGGCCCCGACCCTGTGCCTGCTCCTCGGCGAGGGGGCTGGCGGCGGCGCGCTTGCGTTCCTGCCGGCCGACCGCGTCGTCGCGGCCCAGCACGCCTGGCTCTCCCCGCTACCGCCCGAGGGGGCATCGGCCGTCCTGTACCGCACCACCGAGCGGGCGGTCGAGGTCGCCGAGCGGCAAGGCATCGGCGTGGCCGCCCTTCGTGCCCATCGCATCGTCGACCGGGTGGTCCCGGAGCTTCCCGACGCCGCCGACGAGGGTGAGGCGTTCCTGCAACGGGTGGGCGCGGCGCTCGAAGCCGAACTCGGTACCCTGCTCCGGTCCGACCCCTCGGCCCGGTACCGTGAGCGCCGCCGCCGCTACCGCGCGCTCGGGCTGACATGA
- a CDS encoding class I SAM-dependent methyltransferase codes for MNRFHRYYCGSSSWARLVQTTLAPAVLEGTDLGRRVLEIGPGPGLTTEVLAGVAAELTAVEIDPTLARATRHRVPAARVVQADATSMPFADAAFSAVVCLTMLHHLPFPELQDRLFAEVRRVLAPGGVFCGSDNPGRGLKFRLIHLGDNRTVVDPATLGARLQRAGLEQARIRTGSRIVFHAHRPDNDST; via the coding sequence GTGAACAGGTTCCACCGCTACTACTGTGGAAGCTCCAGCTGGGCCCGCCTGGTGCAGACGACCCTGGCGCCGGCCGTGCTGGAGGGGACCGACCTGGGCCGGCGGGTGTTGGAGATCGGTCCCGGCCCGGGGCTCACGACCGAGGTTCTGGCCGGGGTGGCGGCGGAGCTGACCGCGGTCGAGATCGACCCGACCCTGGCCAGGGCGACCCGCCACCGGGTGCCGGCCGCGCGCGTCGTGCAGGCGGACGCGACGAGCATGCCCTTCGCCGACGCCGCCTTCAGCGCCGTGGTCTGCCTGACGATGCTGCACCACCTCCCATTCCCCGAACTGCAGGATCGGCTGTTCGCCGAGGTCCGCCGGGTGCTGGCTCCTGGCGGCGTCTTCTGCGGCTCCGACAACCCAGGTCGGGGACTCAAGTTCCGCCTGATCCACCTCGGCGACAATCGGACCGTCGTCGATCCCGCCACCCTTGGGGCGCGACTGCAACGTGCGGGACTCGAGCAGGCGCGGATCCGCACCGGATCGCGGATCGTGTTCCACGCCCACCGCCCCGACAACGACTCGACCTAG